The following proteins come from a genomic window of Nicotiana tomentosiformis chromosome 12, ASM39032v3, whole genome shotgun sequence:
- the LOC138902678 gene encoding uncharacterized protein translates to MVTTMQKTIDNLTGQPNVVNIALQGLLRGGENQIEGVVNLASVPQKLKIYEPKSYKGARNAKKVENFIFDIEQYIDDMGELKEAKTVAIAAMYLQGDAKLWWRVKYEAIMAGEDTIETWEKLKEAICLQFFRKNVEYNARRKLQVLHQTKSLRDYMWEFSEFMLNIRDMGDKDRLFTFLKGLKLYAYMELQRQRVDILPKVIQATECLGDYQVEAQKDRPQPPVCGG, encoded by the coding sequence ATGGTGACTACCATGCAaaaaaccatagacaacttgacaggccagcccAATGTTGTCAACATTGCactacaaggcctacttcgaggaggcgaaAACCAAATCGAGGGTGTTGTAAACCTCGCCTCTGTGCCACAAAAGCTGAAGATTTATGAGCCAAAATCATACAaaggagctcggaatgccaagaAAGTGGagaacttcatcttcgacatcgaacaatacatCGATGACATGGGGGAGTTAAAAGAGGCAAAAACGGTAGCaattgctgccatgtatcttcaaggtGATGCTAAACTTTGGTGGCGggtgaaatacgaagccatcatgGCAGGTGAAGATACTATCGAGACATGGGAAAAACTGAAGGAAGCCATATGCCTACAGTTCTTCCGcaaaaatgttgagtacaatgcgcGGAGAAAGCTACAAGTGCTCCACCAGACCAAGTCATTACGGGATTACATGTGGGAATTCTCCGAGTTCATGCTgaacatacgggatatgggggacaaagacagaCTCTTCACATTCCTGAAAGGTTTGAAACTATATGCCTATATGGAGCtgcaaagacaaagggtagacattTTACCCAAGGTTATCCAAGCAACTGAATGCCTTGGGGACTATCAGGTGGAAGCtcagaaggataggcctcaaccgCCTGTCTGTGGAGGATAA